Proteins from a single region of Thermodesulfovibrionia bacterium:
- a CDS encoding FecR family protein, with translation MKIKLFILFLSIMLLIPSFANAAENVGTVANVTGKVNLLRQNETIPAQKGDIIFSTDIIETSGSSRARLKFNDASIITLGENSKLAIKEYLEGNGNKKGRAVFELLTGTLEATSGKGKFEIHTPNAVAGVRGTKFLVWYVNKETGLAVLLGEVDISAIGQPQYSRTVIQGYMSIMQRDGQTTEPVQTPEDLLIQLTQDTIICEACSRPEGGICVPDNTQDPGSCQKCENGAAVIDNSEDLGSCQKCENGAAVIDNSDDPGSCQKCENGAAVIDNSDDPGSCQKCENGAAVIDNSDD, from the coding sequence ATGAAAATAAAGCTATTTATATTATTTCTTTCCATAATGCTCCTCATCCCTTCCTTTGCCAACGCTGCTGAGAATGTCGGAACCGTCGCAAACGTAACCGGGAAAGTCAATCTCCTAAGGCAAAATGAAACAATACCTGCTCAAAAAGGAGACATTATATTTAGTACAGATATTATTGAGACCTCCGGCTCATCCCGTGCAAGACTGAAATTCAATGATGCCAGCATAATAACTCTCGGTGAAAACTCAAAACTTGCCATCAAAGAGTATCTTGAAGGCAACGGCAATAAAAAAGGCCGCGCTGTATTTGAACTTTTAACCGGTACATTAGAAGCCACTTCAGGCAAAGGTAAATTTGAGATACACACTCCCAATGCGGTCGCAGGAGTCAGAGGCACTAAGTTCTTAGTCTGGTATGTAAATAAAGAAACCGGATTGGCTGTTCTTCTTGGCGAAGTTGACATTTCTGCAATAGGACAACCTCAATACAGTAGAACTGTAATTCAGGGATATATGAGCATTATGCAGAGAGATGGGCAGACAACAGAACCTGTTCAAACCCCTGAGGATCTATTAATACAACTTACACAAGATACAATTATATGCGAAGCATGTAGCCGGCCTGAGGGCGGGATCTGTGTGCCGGATAATACCCAAGACCCCGGCTCTTGCCAGAAGTGTGAGAACGGTGCTGCGGTTATTGATAACTCTGAAGACCTAGGTTCTTGCCAGAAGTGTGAGAACGGTGCTGCGGTTATTGACAACTCTGATGACCCAGGCTCCTGCCAGAAGTGTGAGAACGGTGCTGCGGTTATTGACAACTCTGATGACCCAGGCTCCTGCCAGAAGTGTGAGAACGGTGCTGCGGTTATTGACAACTCTGATGATC
- a CDS encoding O-antigen ligase family protein translates to MINKSAITPSIASINQILLYSLLIFTPLAYGSVEIWSVTVMHTLSIAMIFLWILSMILEGRITIHRSPVDLAAIIFLSISCLSALLSVYPYASRIQLYKLINYMALFYFVFYSIRDRGNLLRIVWVLIIFGSTFATAGLVLAGGELTGLKIFSLNHHMISLTFVNHNHFAGYLEIITWLCFGLALASSGAKRILLILLGVYTATAVLFSLSRGGTIGLLAGMFFLLTVLTLSNSRRKTVWLLAGFSMLILLVSTWLGLEPVLKRMWTLEDPMLAGSGRLEIWKSTLNIISDNPWFGTGLGTFKDTFPRYQTENLMRSFIDHAHNDYLELTAETGIIGIISAVLCATALFFNVFKKSAALPDKHLQAIGLGALTGCFSLLVHGITDFNFQIPSNAILFSVCAAIALASANHLPSDKRSGICSFSLNKKWRIPAIISISLLSLIIFVIVISPLLGNIYLKQAKRHINNKDYEFATAAISKAIYLDPGNALHLITMGDVMAARSSDSNNMSEKKSFLIKSLKYYDDAINESPSRSYYYSKKGFILEKLERFKEAEDSYENAIYFAPASAYAHYDLGTFYLKKGSLSSAFKEYQEFLRLDSLYSNIFMVLDEIWEVTQDYDKIKNAMPEIADARNRFATYLFNKGKKQAALTERSYAFSLQPTVMNAVTHLRGLYDAEEYAQALKTGNNYLNKFGNEPSLLIQMADSYEKTGTHEKAISIYQRLIAEKPEDIALHVKLSELYRRSRRMAEAVSTLQAGLQYKADSAELFFNIYICYHGMGISEKALEAIKKAVSLKPLDMSYRYQLGLSYKQMGLYQEAVDTWKKCLEINPEYISCSDAIHEIYEALGI, encoded by the coding sequence ATGATTAACAAATCAGCAATCACACCATCTATCGCTTCAATAAATCAGATCCTTCTATATTCTCTTCTGATCTTTACGCCACTGGCATACGGATCTGTAGAGATCTGGTCTGTCACGGTAATGCATACTTTATCAATCGCCATGATTTTTCTCTGGATCCTTTCGATGATACTCGAAGGGCGCATAACCATACACCGCTCTCCGGTAGATCTTGCCGCGATAATATTTCTTTCTATTTCCTGTCTTTCAGCGTTGCTCTCTGTATATCCCTACGCAAGCCGGATCCAGCTTTACAAACTAATCAATTACATGGCTCTCTTTTACTTTGTTTTTTACTCAATAAGAGACAGGGGGAATCTCTTAAGAATCGTATGGGTACTGATCATATTCGGAAGTACCTTTGCGACCGCCGGATTAGTACTGGCTGGCGGAGAGCTAACCGGTCTAAAAATATTTTCCCTCAACCATCACATGATTTCGCTTACATTTGTAAATCACAACCATTTCGCCGGTTATCTGGAGATTATTACCTGGCTCTGTTTCGGTCTGGCACTGGCAAGCAGCGGTGCAAAACGTATCTTGCTGATATTGCTCGGCGTATATACTGCAACCGCAGTCTTGTTCTCCTTATCCAGAGGAGGGACTATAGGCCTTCTTGCCGGAATGTTCTTTCTATTGACAGTTTTAACACTCAGTAATAGTCGCCGTAAGACTGTATGGCTGCTGGCAGGCTTCTCCATGCTCATCCTGCTGGTTTCCACATGGCTTGGCCTGGAACCCGTTCTAAAGAGGATGTGGACACTTGAAGACCCGATGCTTGCCGGCAGTGGGAGACTGGAAATCTGGAAAAGCACGCTAAATATTATCTCAGACAATCCATGGTTCGGCACCGGGCTCGGCACATTCAAAGACACTTTCCCGCGTTATCAGACTGAAAATTTAATGAGGAGTTTTATTGATCATGCTCATAACGATTACCTGGAACTCACAGCAGAGACAGGAATCATCGGCATCATCTCAGCTGTTTTATGTGCAACGGCGCTTTTTTTTAATGTATTCAAAAAGTCTGCCGCTCTTCCGGATAAGCATTTGCAAGCAATTGGATTGGGGGCTCTCACAGGCTGTTTCTCTCTTCTCGTACATGGAATTACCGACTTTAATTTTCAGATACCTTCAAATGCCATACTCTTTTCCGTATGTGCTGCCATTGCTCTGGCTTCTGCCAATCACCTGCCCTCTGATAAACGATCCGGAATATGTTCCTTTTCATTAAACAAAAAATGGAGAATCCCGGCTATTATCAGTATCTCCTTATTGAGTCTAATAATATTTGTAATTGTTATTTCGCCTCTTCTTGGCAATATATATCTGAAACAAGCAAAGAGACATATAAATAATAAAGATTATGAATTCGCAACCGCGGCTATCAGTAAAGCCATTTATCTTGACCCGGGAAATGCATTGCATTTAATAACTATGGGCGACGTAATGGCAGCAAGATCAAGTGATTCCAACAATATGTCTGAAAAAAAGTCATTCCTGATAAAATCCCTCAAATATTATGATGACGCTATAAATGAATCACCCTCAAGAAGCTATTACTATTCAAAAAAAGGTTTTATTCTGGAGAAGTTAGAAAGATTTAAAGAAGCTGAAGACTCATATGAAAATGCTATTTATTTTGCACCGGCAAGCGCTTATGCACATTATGACCTTGGCACATTCTATCTTAAGAAAGGTTCCCTCAGCAGCGCATTCAAAGAGTATCAAGAGTTCCTCAGGCTGGATAGCCTATATTCAAATATATTCATGGTGCTTGATGAGATATGGGAGGTTACGCAGGATTATGACAAGATCAAAAATGCGATGCCGGAAATCGCAGATGCCAGAAACAGGTTTGCGACATACCTCTTCAATAAGGGGAAGAAACAGGCTGCCTTAACTGAGCGGTCTTATGCGTTCTCTCTTCAGCCGACAGTCATGAACGCCGTTACACATCTTCGCGGTTTATACGATGCTGAAGAGTATGCTCAGGCACTTAAAACCGGCAATAATTATCTGAATAAATTTGGCAATGAACCATCCCTCTTAATACAGATGGCCGACAGCTATGAAAAGACAGGAACCCATGAAAAAGCCATATCTATCTATCAAAGATTGATAGCTGAGAAGCCTGAAGATATTGCACTTCATGTAAAACTTTCCGAACTTTACCGCAGATCAAGGCGTATGGCAGAAGCTGTAAGCACTTTACAGGCGGGACTTCAGTACAAAGCAGACAGCGCGGAATTGTTTTTCAATATATATATTTGTTACCATGGGATGGGTATTTCCGAAAAAGCCCTCGAAGCGATAAAAAAAGCCGTATCCCTTAAACCTCTGGACATGAGTTATCGTTATCAGTTAGGATTGAGCTATAAACAGATGGGGTTGTATCAGGAGGCCGTTGACACGTGGAAAAAATGCCTTGAGATCAATCCTGAATATATTAGTTGTAGTGATGCCATACATGAAATTTATGAAGCACTTGGCATATAG
- a CDS encoding peptidylprolyl isomerase, which produces MRNPLSLAFKAVILLILIGQILIPKGAYSAIFLDKVVATVNGELITWSELMSVVEVEGAKSLEGLEGKEREAKSGEIAKYLLNSMIDVKLQLMEAKKLGFDVSDNELESAIADIKTRYNLSSEALITSLKLEGFTLEEYKKRLSEQILLSKISNYRVKNNILITDAEIKEYYNSGEGSAEVRIRQIFFSMPESDEQKAALNKRAEEVMQRIKAGENFASLAIEFSEDASKEFGGDLGFIGHGTILNEVEDVAFSLKTGEVSAPFWSPAGLHIVKVEETRVGGASKESEENVKDIIFQRKYNMMYDQWIKMLRENAYIEVNL; this is translated from the coding sequence ATGAGAAATCCATTATCACTTGCTTTTAAGGCCGTTATATTGCTCATACTTATAGGGCAGATCCTTATTCCTAAAGGGGCTTACAGCGCCATATTTCTTGACAAGGTCGTCGCAACCGTCAATGGTGAGCTTATCACCTGGAGCGAGCTTATGAGTGTTGTCGAGGTTGAGGGAGCAAAGTCTCTTGAGGGCCTTGAGGGCAAAGAGAGGGAGGCCAAGTCCGGTGAGATCGCGAAGTATCTGCTTAACAGCATGATAGATGTAAAGCTGCAGCTGATGGAGGCGAAGAAACTGGGGTTTGATGTATCTGACAATGAGCTTGAGTCTGCAATTGCTGATATAAAAACGAGGTACAACCTGTCTTCTGAGGCGTTAATAACCTCTCTGAAATTAGAGGGCTTTACGCTTGAAGAGTATAAAAAGAGGCTTTCAGAACAGATACTGCTTTCCAAGATTTCAAACTACAGGGTCAAAAACAATATCCTTATCACTGACGCTGAGATAAAGGAATATTACAATTCCGGGGAAGGCAGCGCAGAGGTAAGGATAAGGCAGATATTCTTTTCAATGCCTGAGAGCGACGAACAGAAGGCAGCTCTTAATAAGAGGGCTGAGGAAGTGATGCAGCGGATAAAAGCAGGTGAGAATTTTGCTTCTCTTGCCATTGAATTCTCAGAGGATGCAAGCAAGGAGTTTGGCGGTGACCTTGGTTTTATAGGCCACGGGACTATTCTGAATGAGGTTGAGGACGTTGCCTTCAGCCTTAAGACCGGTGAGGTAAGCGCCCCATTCTGGAGTCCGGCAGGACTTCACATCGTAAAGGTTGAGGAGACAAGGGTGGGCGGTGCATCAAAAGAGTCTGAAGAAAATGTAAAGGATATCATCTTCCAGAGAAAATACAATATGATGTATGACCAGTGGATCAAGATGCTCAGGGAGAATGCTTATATAGAGGTCAATTTATAA
- the guaB gene encoding IMP dehydrogenase: protein MLQDDIKIGLTFDDVLLLPAKSGVLPRDVNVSARFTKKIKLNIPLVSSAMDTVTETSLAIAIAREGGIGIIHRAMPIARQASEVDNVKKSESGMILDPITLSPDDKIVRARDLMKRYKISGVPIVKGKKLVGILTNRDLRFETNLQKKASEVMTRKGLVTAPVGTSLNSAEDILHKHKIEKLPIVDDDFNLVGLITIKDIEKRRKYPNACKDEFGRLRVGAALGVGPETLESADFLIKAGVDALVVDTAHGHSQFVIEMVKELKKKYRNIEIIAGNVATAEATRDLIKAGVSAVKVGVGPGSICTTRIVAGAGVPQMTAIKECARVADAAGIPIIADGGIKFSGDVTKAIAAGASCVMIGGLFAGTDESPGELVLFQGRSYKVYRGMGSLGAMESGSKDRYFQAGVESKKLVPEGVEGRVPYKGPLAASVHQLVGGLRSGMGYCGCRNIEELRKKSRFIRITPAGLRESHVHDVVVTREAPNYTTE, encoded by the coding sequence ATGCTGCAAGACGATATAAAGATAGGACTTACATTTGATGATGTTCTGCTTCTTCCCGCAAAGTCAGGCGTGCTGCCGAGGGATGTCAATGTCAGCGCGCGTTTTACAAAGAAGATCAAACTTAATATCCCTCTTGTAAGTTCGGCAATGGATACTGTTACAGAGACCTCTCTTGCTATTGCTATTGCCAGAGAGGGGGGGATCGGCATCATTCATCGCGCAATGCCGATAGCCCGGCAGGCTTCTGAAGTTGATAATGTAAAGAAATCCGAGAGCGGGATGATCCTGGATCCTATAACCCTCAGCCCCGATGACAAGATAGTTAGGGCGCGTGACCTTATGAAGAGGTATAAGATATCAGGTGTGCCGATAGTTAAGGGGAAAAAACTGGTCGGCATCCTTACCAATAGGGACCTGAGGTTTGAGACAAACCTTCAGAAAAAAGCCTCTGAGGTCATGACAAGGAAGGGGCTTGTTACAGCCCCTGTCGGTACAAGCCTTAACTCTGCCGAAGATATACTTCATAAGCATAAGATAGAGAAGCTGCCTATAGTTGATGATGATTTCAATTTGGTAGGCCTTATCACCATAAAGGATATTGAAAAGAGAAGAAAGTACCCAAATGCATGCAAGGATGAATTCGGAAGGCTGAGAGTTGGAGCCGCGCTTGGTGTAGGGCCGGAGACGCTGGAATCTGCAGACTTCCTTATCAAGGCCGGTGTGGATGCGCTGGTAGTTGATACTGCTCACGGACATTCACAGTTTGTGATTGAGATGGTAAAGGAGCTGAAGAAGAAGTACAGAAATATTGAGATCATCGCAGGGAACGTGGCAACTGCAGAGGCGACCAGAGACCTGATAAAGGCCGGTGTCAGCGCTGTAAAGGTGGGCGTAGGCCCGGGCTCTATCTGTACCACAAGGATAGTGGCAGGAGCCGGTGTGCCGCAGATGACCGCCATAAAGGAGTGCGCAAGGGTAGCGGATGCCGCCGGCATACCGATAATTGCAGACGGCGGAATTAAATTTTCAGGTGATGTTACAAAGGCGATAGCAGCAGGCGCAAGCTGCGTTATGATAGGCGGACTCTTTGCAGGCACTGATGAGAGTCCAGGTGAGCTTGTGCTTTTCCAGGGCAGAAGCTACAAGGTCTACAGGGGCATGGGCTCTCTTGGGGCTATGGAGTCAGGTTCAAAAGACAGGTATTTTCAGGCAGGGGTCGAGTCAAAGAAGCTTGTGCCTGAAGGCGTTGAGGGAAGGGTTCCGTATAAAGGGCCGTTGGCTGCCAGTGTGCATCAGCTTGTCGGCGGCCTAAGGTCAGGCATGGGTTACTGCGGCTGCAGGAACATTGAAGAGCTTCGCAAGAAATCGCGTTTTATCCGTATAACACCGGCAGGCCTCAGAGAGAGCCATGTGCATGATGTGGTTGTAACAAGAGAAGCCCCGAACTACACCACGGAATAG
- the guaA gene encoding glutamine-hydrolyzing GMP synthase, giving the protein MHEENILVLDFGSQYTQLIARRIRENKVYSEILPYNADLQKIKSFSPKGIILSGGPSSVYEKNAPMPDKRIFELGIPILGICYGMQLMAHVFGGKVAKSIKREYGRAVLKIDDKNDIFKGIPQGKVVWMSHGDKILKYPSGFKSIAHTDNSPVAAMADKKRGLFAFQFHPEVAHTEYGVSILKNFIFNIAKCKPEWTMGSFIDATTIEIKKKVGNDKIICAISGGVDSSVTAVLLNRAVKKQLTCIFVDNGLLRMGEADKVVKMLKRNFRINLIHVDAVDRFLNKLKGVVDPERKRKIIGNEFIKIFQEEAKKIKDAKYLAQGTLYPDVIESTSFKGPSAVIKSHHNVGGLLANMKLKLVEPLRELFKDEVRALGRELGMSDEVINRQPFPGPGLGIRIIGKVTHLRAEILRKADAIVLEEIKKAGLYHDIWQAFAVLLPIKTVGVMGDERTYENVIAVRAVTSVDGMTADWAKIPYDVLGIISNRIINEVKGVNRVVYDISSKPPGTIEWE; this is encoded by the coding sequence ATGCATGAAGAGAATATCTTAGTCCTGGACTTTGGTTCACAATACACCCAGCTTATAGCAAGGCGCATCAGGGAGAACAAGGTATATTCCGAGATACTCCCATATAATGCCGATCTCCAAAAGATAAAGTCTTTTTCTCCAAAAGGGATAATCCTTTCAGGCGGCCCCTCAAGCGTATACGAAAAGAACGCCCCCATGCCGGATAAGCGGATATTTGAACTCGGCATCCCGATACTTGGCATCTGCTATGGCATGCAGTTAATGGCGCATGTATTCGGAGGCAAGGTAGCAAAGAGCATCAAGAGAGAGTACGGCAGGGCTGTGCTTAAGATAGACGATAAGAATGATATCTTCAAGGGTATCCCTCAGGGCAAGGTCGTATGGATGAGCCACGGCGACAAGATATTGAAGTACCCTTCCGGTTTCAAATCTATCGCTCACACTGATAATTCACCGGTTGCGGCAATGGCTGACAAAAAGAGGGGCCTCTTCGCATTTCAGTTCCATCCCGAGGTAGCGCATACTGAATATGGCGTCAGCATATTAAAGAACTTCATCTTTAATATCGCTAAATGTAAACCCGAGTGGACTATGGGTTCCTTCATCGATGCTACCACAATAGAGATAAAGAAGAAGGTTGGGAATGACAAGATAATATGCGCCATAAGCGGCGGTGTTGACTCTTCAGTCACAGCTGTTCTGCTGAATAGAGCTGTTAAAAAACAGCTGACCTGCATTTTTGTGGATAACGGGCTTCTCAGAATGGGAGAGGCTGATAAAGTCGTTAAGATGCTGAAGAGGAATTTCCGTATAAACCTGATACACGTGGATGCAGTTGACAGATTTCTCAACAAGCTGAAGGGGGTTGTTGACCCGGAGAGAAAGCGTAAGATCATCGGCAATGAATTTATAAAGATATTTCAGGAAGAGGCTAAAAAGATAAAGGATGCAAAGTACCTTGCGCAGGGCACTTTATACCCGGATGTAATAGAGAGCACCTCATTTAAAGGCCCGTCCGCAGTGATCAAGAGCCACCATAACGTAGGCGGCCTTCTTGCAAATATGAAGCTCAAGCTTGTTGAGCCTCTGAGGGAGCTATTTAAAGACGAGGTCAGGGCGTTAGGCAGGGAGCTGGGCATGTCTGATGAGGTTATAAACAGGCAGCCCTTCCCGGGTCCGGGCCTTGGGATCAGGATCATCGGCAAGGTTACACACCTGAGAGCCGAGATACTTCGCAAGGCAGATGCGATCGTGCTTGAAGAGATAAAGAAAGCCGGCCTCTATCATGATATTTGGCAGGCCTTTGCAGTCCTGCTTCCGATCAAGACCGTTGGTGTCATGGGAGATGAGCGTACGTATGAGAATGTTATTGCCGTAAGGGCTGTGACTAGTGTCGACGGGATGACAGCTGACTGGGCAAAGATCCCTTATGATGTTCTGGGTATAATTTCCAACAGGATAATCAACGAGGTAAAGGGCGTTAACAGGGTTGTATATGATATAAGCTCAAAACCTCCCGGAACGATAGAGTGGGAGTAG
- a CDS encoding glycine zipper 2TM domain-containing protein: MKKFVSVIALISFFALASGCTQYHTQGAAVGGAAGGLAGALLDHKNPWKGGIIGAALGAILGATITDISMKASQEAAATGKPVQYKTEDGRGVYRADPVDYNAQTNCHKVHETVWEDGRIVKDQIREVCEGNKTEQRY; encoded by the coding sequence ATGAAGAAGTTTGTTTCAGTCATAGCTTTAATTTCATTCTTTGCATTGGCATCAGGCTGCACACAGTATCATACACAGGGCGCGGCAGTCGGAGGCGCGGCAGGCGGCCTTGCCGGAGCTCTTCTTGACCATAAGAACCCGTGGAAAGGCGGCATAATAGGCGCGGCATTAGGCGCAATCCTCGGGGCAACCATCACTGATATTTCAATGAAGGCTTCACAGGAAGCAGCGGCAACAGGAAAGCCTGTACAGTACAAGACTGAAGACGGCCGTGGAGTATATCGTGCCGACCCTGTTGACTATAACGCCCAGACCAACTGCCATAAGGTGCACGAAACAGTATGGGAAGACGGCAGGATAGTAAAAGACCAGATTAGGGAAGTCTGCGAAGGTAACAAGACAGAGCAGAGATACTAA
- a CDS encoding DUF4258 domain-containing protein: MDLIRRCKELVNSADYRLTFHAEIERDADCISIIELEEALTNDSCELIENYPDDQRGHSFLLLGFLSQNQPVHAVCSIHEDTLVIITVYRPDQELWINWRTRKEKK; the protein is encoded by the coding sequence ATGGATTTGATTAGACGATGTAAAGAGCTGGTAAATAGTGCGGACTATAGACTAACCTTTCATGCTGAAATAGAAAGAGACGCTGACTGTATAAGCATTATTGAGCTGGAAGAAGCTTTGACTAATGATTCATGCGAATTGATTGAAAATTATCCTGACGATCAGAGGGGGCATTCTTTTTTATTGCTTGGTTTTTTATCACAGAATCAACCTGTTCATGCAGTCTGCTCGATTCATGAGGATACTTTAGTTATAATAACAGTATACAGGCCTGATCAGGAGTTATGGATTAACTGGAGAACAAGAAAGGAGAAGAAATGA
- a CDS encoding YgiT-type zinc finger protein, which yields MKTCPFCKGNIETHKIDHMHKWGSEFYLFENTEAEVCKQCGEIFFRPDTLKLFDKYVAEKKKGKRTIHVPVIEMSSTARA from the coding sequence ATGAAGACATGTCCATTTTGTAAGGGTAACATTGAGACTCATAAAATCGACCATATGCACAAATGGGGCTCAGAATTTTATCTTTTTGAAAATACAGAGGCTGAGGTTTGTAAACAATGCGGAGAAATCTTCTTTCGTCCTGATACATTAAAATTGTTTGATAAGTATGTAGCAGAAAAGAAAAAAGGGAAGAGAACTATTCATGTTCCTGTCATTGAGATGTCCAGCACCGCAAGGGCATAG
- a CDS encoding pseudouridine synthase, whose amino-acid sequence MEERLQKIIAMVGIASRRKAEELISEGKVTVNGKIASLGMKADPDVDHIKVSGKLLKLSGPKVYMAFHKPERCITALSDPQRRLTVKDFLKGVKISVFPVGRLDYDSEGLLILTNDGELANAILQPKNKIPKTYLVKIEGFLEDKHIQKLQKGIRLDDGLTAPAKVKRVRKTEANSWIEITIYEGRKRQIRRMMERLGHDVIKLRRTRIAGIDLGKLPKGVFRYLTHDEVVKLKELVFPEKVKHEN is encoded by the coding sequence ATGGAAGAACGTCTTCAAAAGATCATCGCAATGGTAGGCATCGCTTCAAGAAGAAAGGCTGAAGAGCTGATCTCTGAAGGGAAGGTGACTGTAAACGGAAAGATCGCAAGCCTTGGAATGAAGGCAGACCCTGACGTAGACCATATAAAGGTCAGCGGCAAGCTCCTTAAATTATCAGGGCCCAAGGTTTACATGGCCTTTCACAAACCGGAAAGATGCATCACTGCTTTGAGCGACCCACAGCGCAGGCTTACTGTCAAGGATTTTTTAAAAGGGGTAAAGATAAGCGTATTTCCCGTAGGCAGGCTTGACTATGATTCTGAAGGCCTTCTTATACTTACAAATGACGGGGAACTGGCAAACGCGATACTTCAGCCTAAGAATAAGATACCTAAGACATACCTTGTTAAGATCGAGGGGTTTCTTGAGGATAAGCACATACAGAAGCTCCAGAAAGGCATAAGGCTTGATGACGGGTTGACCGCTCCTGCCAAGGTAAAGAGGGTCAGAAAGACTGAGGCCAATTCCTGGATAGAGATAACAATATATGAAGGCAGAAAGAGGCAGATAAGAAGGATGATGGAGAGGCTCGGCCATGATGTTATTAAACTTAGGAGAACCAGGATCGCAGGAATAGACCTTGGCAAACTGCCTAAAGGCGTATTCCGCTATCTTACGCATGATGAGGTAGTAAAGCTGAAAGAACTGGTCTTTCCTGAAAAGGTAAAACATGAGAACTAA